A single region of the Anoplolepis gracilipes chromosome 1, ASM4749672v1, whole genome shotgun sequence genome encodes:
- the LOC140664607 gene encoding WD repeat-containing protein 47-like, which translates to MRNDVLEFIHPLDALSDFEMRKFTYSILRHKYVELLCIKSEANVIAAGTNGSVDNAVEEVVKVLSDLEKVAPSKEKYSSLCLLLTLPRLTDHLQCKDWNPSDAKVQCFWGGSSFDKKSFCRATEKASTLRIQLLRRKTIDSFSLLSRASCTNPALITAKQRLSDRKRANR; encoded by the exons ATGCGAAACGACGTGCTCGAGTTCATCCACCCACTGGATGCGCTCTCGGATTTTGAAATGAGGAAGTTCACGTATTCGATCCTGCGTCACAAGTATGTCGAGCTGTTATGCATAAAATCCGAAGCAAATGTCATTGCCGCTGGCACCAACGGTAGTGTCGACAATGCTGTGGAAGAGGTCGTCAAGGTGTTGAGTGATCTTGAAAAAGTCGCGCCCTCCAAAGAAAAGTACAGCAGTCTATGCCTGTTGCTTACTTTGCCACGATTGACAGATCATCTACAGTGCAAGGATTGGAACCCTAGCGATGCTAAGGTGCAATGTTTCTGGGGAGGTTCAtcctttgataaaaaaagtttctgcCGGGCGACAGAAAAAGCATCGACTCTGCGCATCCAGTTACTTCGGCGTAAAACGATCGACTCATTTAGCTTATTATCAAGGGCATCTTGTACGAATCCTGCGTTAATTACTGCCAAGCAAAGGCTATCGGATCGAAAGAGAGCGAAcag GTAG